One part of the Sporosarcina ureae genome encodes these proteins:
- a CDS encoding aspartate kinase — protein sequence MKVCKFGGTSVASAEQIRKVVDIVVSDPSRKIVVVSAPGKRFSSDIKVTDLLIDLAETSLAGEDTTDALQKVVDRYKEIANGLGLDEEIAQVIEQDVIRRLNKDQSDEVLYVDSLKAAGEDNNAKMIAAYFRHIGVEAEYVNPREGGLLVNHRPERVRALPEGNEKLCKLRDKEGIIVFPGFFGYTEDGTLRTFNRGGSDITGALLAAATNAELYENFTDVDSVFSANPTVIENPRAIDAMTYREMRELAYAGFSVFHEEALVPAFRYKIPVCIKNTNNPSAPGTMIVRDRDHNLQSVVGIAADKGFSTLFVAKYLMNLEIGFGRHLLQILEEEEIPYEHTPSGIDNLSVIIRDEHLTPEKEARIVKRIELELCPDDVHFQRDYSMVVLVGEGMRHARGLAARAASAIARTGANIEMINQGSSEVSLVFGIQEKDENLVLRELYKEFFTEVPVH from the coding sequence ATGAAAGTTTGTAAATTTGGCGGAACATCCGTCGCATCCGCAGAACAAATTCGTAAAGTGGTCGACATTGTCGTATCCGACCCATCAAGAAAGATTGTCGTAGTCTCAGCACCAGGTAAACGTTTTTCCTCTGACATTAAAGTAACAGACTTGCTCATTGATTTAGCAGAAACATCACTTGCAGGTGAAGACACAACAGACGCGCTACAAAAGGTTGTGGACCGTTATAAGGAAATTGCGAATGGACTTGGCTTAGATGAAGAAATTGCACAAGTCATTGAACAAGATGTCATTCGACGTCTTAATAAAGATCAATCGGATGAAGTTCTATACGTGGATAGCTTGAAAGCCGCTGGTGAAGACAATAATGCTAAAATGATTGCAGCTTATTTCCGTCATATCGGTGTAGAAGCAGAGTATGTAAACCCTCGTGAAGGTGGATTACTAGTTAATCACCGTCCCGAACGTGTACGCGCGCTTCCGGAAGGCAATGAAAAACTTTGTAAATTACGCGATAAAGAAGGAATCATTGTATTCCCAGGCTTCTTTGGCTATACGGAAGACGGAACATTGCGTACGTTCAACCGTGGTGGTTCCGATATCACAGGCGCACTACTGGCGGCCGCAACGAATGCAGAGCTATATGAAAACTTCACTGATGTAGACTCCGTTTTTTCAGCAAATCCAACAGTTATAGAAAACCCACGTGCGATCGATGCGATGACGTACCGAGAAATGCGCGAGTTAGCATATGCCGGATTTTCTGTATTTCACGAAGAAGCATTAGTACCTGCATTCCGCTACAAGATTCCTGTTTGTATTAAGAACACAAATAATCCAAGTGCACCCGGAACGATGATTGTGCGAGACCGTGATCATAATCTTCAATCGGTAGTTGGAATTGCTGCCGATAAAGGATTTTCCACACTCTTTGTCGCTAAATACTTGATGAATCTAGAAATCGGTTTCGGACGTCACTTACTACAAATTTTAGAAGAAGAAGAAATTCCGTATGAACATACACCTTCAGGAATAGACAATCTGTCTGTCATTATTCGTGATGAACATTTAACTCCTGAAAAAGAAGCACGCATCGTTAAGCGTATCGAACTAGAACTCTGTCCCGACGATGTACATTTCCAGCGTGATTATTCCATGGTAGTACTCGTAGGGGAAGGCATGCGCCACGCAAGAGGATTGGCAGCACGTGCGGCGTCTGCTATTGCACGAACAGGTGCAAATATAGAAATGATCAATCAAGGTTCTTCAGAGGTAAGTTTAGTATTCGGTATTCAAGAAAAGGATGAAAATCTTGTCCTTCGTGAACTATACAAGGAATTTTTCACAGAAGTCCCCGTTCATTAA
- a CDS encoding homoserine dehydrogenase, with the protein MKNEKNEINIGLLGYGVVGSGVATILHNHQDDLRHKLGVPVSIKKVLVKNLDKKRNGVIPKEMFTTSLDEVLNDPEIDLIIEVTGGSSEAIRRSLEAGKGVVTANKDVMAESGPELLKLADENKCDLLYEASVGGGIPLIRTLEDGLASDRITALTGIVNGTTNFILTKMKDENKTYEDALAEATELGFAEADPSADVDGIDAARKMVILASLSFSTEVHLDDVFVRGMKEIADGDLQLAEQFGYTIKMTGSAKKDEEGIEVAVEPVFVHNSHPLATVNNEFNAVYVYSDSVGETMFYGPGAGSLPTATSVTGDVVAACRNILLGVNGKRMHAPQFERKVKTDDQKYARYFHRITVRDEVGVLTELTSIYSHHKASLATVVQDSDLHNEGADLIFITHKISRQQHLDILADLKDTPAVIDISSHYRVEGE; encoded by the coding sequence ATGAAAAATGAGAAAAATGAAATTAATATTGGCTTACTAGGTTATGGAGTAGTCGGAAGTGGTGTTGCAACAATTTTGCATAATCATCAAGATGACCTCCGACATAAACTTGGTGTTCCTGTATCCATCAAGAAAGTCCTTGTCAAAAACTTGGATAAGAAACGAAATGGCGTGATACCTAAAGAAATGTTCACTACATCACTTGATGAAGTGTTGAATGATCCTGAAATTGACTTGATTATTGAAGTGACAGGAGGTTCTTCTGAAGCAATTCGACGTTCACTTGAAGCTGGTAAGGGTGTTGTCACTGCAAACAAGGACGTCATGGCTGAATCTGGACCGGAATTATTGAAATTGGCAGATGAAAATAAATGCGACCTATTATATGAAGCGAGTGTAGGTGGCGGTATTCCATTAATTCGTACATTAGAAGATGGATTAGCGTCAGACCGCATCACCGCATTGACAGGAATCGTTAACGGTACGACTAACTTCATTCTAACAAAAATGAAGGATGAAAATAAGACCTATGAAGATGCATTAGCAGAAGCAACGGAACTAGGCTTCGCAGAGGCAGATCCTTCAGCTGACGTAGATGGTATTGATGCAGCACGTAAGATGGTAATTCTCGCGTCTTTATCCTTCTCCACAGAAGTGCATCTCGATGATGTATTTGTCCGTGGTATGAAGGAAATTGCAGACGGTGATCTTCAACTTGCGGAGCAGTTCGGTTATACAATCAAAATGACAGGATCAGCAAAGAAAGATGAAGAGGGAATTGAAGTGGCAGTTGAGCCGGTATTCGTTCATAACTCTCATCCGCTTGCTACAGTCAATAATGAATTCAACGCAGTGTATGTGTACAGTGATTCAGTAGGCGAGACAATGTTCTACGGACCTGGAGCCGGTTCATTACCTACAGCAACTTCCGTAACAGGTGACGTAGTGGCAGCTTGTCGCAATATTTTGCTAGGCGTGAATGGTAAGAGAATGCATGCGCCGCAATTTGAGCGCAAAGTAAAAACGGATGACCAGAAGTATGCCCGCTATTTCCACCGTATTACCGTACGTGATGAAGTAGGCGTGTTGACGGAATTGACATCTATTTATAGCCACCACAAAGCAAGTTTAGCAACAGTTGTCCAAGATTCCGATTTGCATAATGAAGGCGCGGATTTGATATTTATTACACATAAAATTTCACGCCAACAACATTTAGATATTTTAGCTGACTTAAAAGATACACCTGCGGTTATTGATATTTCTAGTCATTACCGGGTGGAAGGAGAATAA
- the thrC gene encoding threonine synthase, which yields MRRWNGLIEEYKEWLPVTENTPALTLQEGNTPLIHLENLSKQWGINLYVKTEGTNPTGSFKDRGMVMAVAKAKEEGKTALICASTGNTSAAAAAYGARAGMRTIVVIPEGRIALGKLAQAKMYGAEIVAIEGNFDEALRMVRELGEGKIALVNSVNPYRLEGQKTVAFETIEQLGKVPDIFALPVGNAGNISAAWKGFKEYAEKKGTGTPKLLGVQADGAAPIVYDRVFEEPETVATAIRIGNPASWHLATQALEESGGDILSATDEEILEAYQLLAATDGIFAEPASCATIAGIKKRLDAGLIEKGTTIVGILTGNGLKDPETAINVNSHKPMMTNEQFNNFLTELKEGND from the coding sequence ATGAGAAGATGGAATGGTTTAATCGAAGAATATAAAGAATGGTTACCAGTGACAGAAAACACGCCTGCCTTAACATTGCAGGAAGGGAATACACCATTGATCCACCTTGAGAACTTATCAAAACAATGGGGAATTAATCTTTATGTGAAAACAGAAGGAACAAATCCAACTGGTTCATTTAAAGACCGAGGAATGGTAATGGCGGTTGCTAAAGCTAAAGAAGAGGGAAAAACGGCTTTAATTTGTGCTTCAACAGGTAACACGTCTGCTGCAGCTGCAGCTTACGGTGCACGTGCAGGTATGCGCACAATCGTTGTTATTCCGGAAGGTCGTATCGCACTTGGTAAACTGGCACAAGCAAAAATGTATGGAGCAGAGATTGTTGCGATCGAAGGAAACTTTGATGAAGCACTTCGCATGGTTCGTGAGTTAGGCGAAGGGAAGATTGCTTTAGTTAACTCTGTGAATCCTTACCGCTTGGAAGGACAGAAGACGGTAGCCTTCGAAACAATTGAACAGCTTGGCAAAGTTCCGGATATCTTCGCTTTACCGGTTGGCAATGCGGGTAATATCTCTGCAGCATGGAAAGGTTTTAAAGAGTACGCAGAGAAAAAGGGCACGGGCACTCCGAAACTGCTTGGTGTTCAAGCTGACGGGGCTGCACCTATCGTATATGATCGTGTATTTGAAGAGCCTGAGACTGTTGCAACGGCTATCCGCATAGGGAACCCTGCAAGCTGGCACTTAGCGACACAAGCACTTGAAGAGTCTGGTGGGGATATTTTGTCTGCTACGGATGAAGAGATTCTCGAAGCATATCAATTACTTGCTGCAACAGATGGAATCTTCGCTGAACCAGCATCATGTGCGACAATTGCAGGAATCAAAAAACGTCTTGACGCTGGATTGATTGAAAAGGGAACGACGATTGTCGGAATCTTGACGGGCAATGGACTGAAAGATCCTGAAACAGCAATTAACGTTAATTCACATAAACCTATGATGACAAACGAGCAGTTCAACAACTTCTTGACAGAATTGAAAGAGGGGAACGACTAA
- the thrB gene encoding homoserine kinase, with product MTEAGFSVTVPATTANLGPGFDHLGLALSLNMTIEVASAEAWHVLYQDKEYAALPMDETNLIVQTIQHVASTYDQIITPQKLVVRSDIPLGKGLGSSATAIAAGIEIASELAGLHLSPKDKLRIGSELEGHADNVTAALLGGMTVSYFTEDEMEVLSFPAPPIGVVILVPPVALKTEASRGLLPEHLTHKVAVRGSAAGSVMTAAIAQSDWVTAGRMMERDLYHEPYRKVGFPNFDEIRMACKEAGAYGMTISGAGPSLFVAVPPETEQQVAASLEQRFPHYQALALQPAQNGAFITK from the coding sequence ATGACAGAAGCCGGTTTTTCAGTGACCGTGCCAGCCACAACGGCTAATCTCGGACCCGGCTTCGATCATTTAGGTCTTGCCCTTTCACTTAACATGACGATAGAAGTTGCATCAGCTGAGGCGTGGCATGTGTTGTATCAAGATAAAGAATATGCTGCATTGCCAATGGACGAAACAAATTTGATTGTGCAGACTATACAACATGTTGCATCTACGTATGATCAAATCATTACACCGCAAAAGTTAGTAGTTCGTTCAGACATTCCTCTAGGAAAAGGTCTGGGCAGTAGTGCTACGGCAATTGCTGCGGGCATTGAAATTGCAAGTGAACTAGCAGGTCTGCACTTGTCTCCAAAAGATAAATTGCGAATTGGCAGTGAGCTAGAAGGACATGCAGACAATGTCACTGCTGCATTGCTTGGTGGCATGACGGTCTCTTACTTTACTGAAGACGAGATGGAAGTATTGTCTTTCCCAGCACCTCCTATTGGTGTGGTCATCCTTGTCCCGCCTGTTGCTTTGAAAACAGAAGCCTCACGAGGGTTACTGCCTGAACACTTAACACATAAAGTAGCAGTACGCGGGAGTGCTGCTGGCAGTGTGATGACGGCTGCCATTGCACAATCCGATTGGGTGACTGCAGGACGTATGATGGAACGTGATCTATACCATGAACCGTATAGAAAAGTTGGTTTCCCTAACTTTGATGAGATCCGCATGGCTTGTAAAGAAGCAGGGGCATACGGTATGACGATAAGTGGGGCAGGACCGTCACTTTTCGTAGCCGTACCACCGGAAACCGAGCAACAAGTGGCGGCTTCATTAGAACAGCGCTTTCCACATTATCAAGCACTAGCGCTTCAACCAGCACAGAATGGTGCATTCATTACAAAATAA
- a CDS encoding S-ribosylhomocysteine lyase encodes MSEKKMNVESFNLDHTKVKAPYIRLAGTSEGKNGDKILKYDIRFCQPNVDHMDMPALHSLEHMMAEFSRDHSDQIVDISPMGCQTGYYLAVINHDDYDDILSIVENTLKDVLAATEVPACNEVQCGWAASHSLEGAKEIARTMLDKKDEWTKVFA; translated from the coding sequence ATGTCTGAGAAGAAAATGAACGTTGAAAGTTTTAATTTGGATCATACGAAAGTGAAAGCACCTTATATTCGTTTAGCGGGAACTTCAGAAGGAAAGAATGGCGACAAAATTTTGAAATATGATATCCGTTTCTGCCAGCCAAATGTGGACCATATGGATATGCCTGCACTTCATTCGTTAGAGCATATGATGGCAGAATTTAGTCGTGACCATTCAGATCAAATTGTTGATATTAGTCCCATGGGTTGTCAGACAGGCTATTACTTGGCTGTAATCAATCATGACGACTATGATGATATTCTATCTATAGTAGAGAACACATTAAAAGACGTACTGGCAGCAACAGAAGTGCCAGCATGTAATGAAGTACAGTGCGGCTGGGCTGCGAGCCATAGTCTAGAAGGTGCGAAAGAAATCGCGCGCACAATGCTCGATAAGAAAGATGAGTGGACTAAAGTATTTGCGTAA
- the dnaX gene encoding DNA polymerase III subunit gamma/tau: protein MIYQALYRAYRPQTFGEMSGQQAIKQTLQNTLLHQKTTHAYLFSGPRGTGKTSAAKIFAKALNCENGPAAEPCNVCETCKSITEGSNTDVTEFDAASNSRVEEVRDIIERVHVAPSNARFKVYIIDEVHMLSNSAFNALLKTLEEPPAHVVFILATTEPHKLPLTIISRCQRFDFKPITSPEIIERMEKVIGDIGVTADTGALRAIAQAATGGMRDALSMLDQAVSFSGDELTTSDALLVTGAIGEEIFYQLAQAIQAKDAGSALSLLHELIAEGKDVGRLAEDMITFFRDMLLLGTAPELTDLLELISDGGKFKELAQEFHSDELYRYIDILSKTQQEMRFSNHGKVYIESALLKMIHSGEQRQVSTSVADPEMAQKLAVLEQTVRQLQQQLAAGAVQQAAEPQAPAKRAASTASRSAKVPTGRIVEVLKAATKSDIQVIREQWAGMMQSMQRSHAALLEETEPVAASETAFVLKFKYEIHCLMASENATLQAGLSDALLRLTGKGYEVVYVAEESWLEVRADFIRKSGLASQKNKENPQQSEEEQPISAFMEEATIEDADPLVTEAENLFGKDFITIEE, encoded by the coding sequence TTGATTTATCAAGCACTATACCGCGCTTACAGACCACAGACATTTGGTGAAATGTCAGGTCAGCAAGCGATTAAGCAAACTCTGCAAAATACCCTTCTCCACCAGAAGACGACGCATGCTTATCTATTCTCGGGACCTAGAGGGACAGGGAAGACGAGTGCGGCGAAGATTTTTGCTAAAGCCTTAAACTGTGAAAACGGACCGGCAGCAGAACCTTGTAACGTATGTGAGACGTGCAAGAGCATTACCGAAGGGTCCAATACAGACGTGACGGAATTTGATGCGGCTTCTAACTCGCGCGTCGAAGAGGTCCGTGACATTATCGAGCGTGTGCATGTAGCACCGTCAAATGCGCGATTTAAAGTCTATATCATTGATGAAGTGCATATGCTTTCCAATTCAGCTTTTAACGCTTTGCTGAAGACATTGGAAGAACCCCCTGCTCATGTCGTATTTATTCTAGCGACTACAGAACCTCACAAGTTACCACTCACCATTATTTCTAGATGTCAGCGATTTGATTTCAAACCGATTACGTCACCTGAAATCATTGAGCGAATGGAAAAGGTTATTGGTGATATTGGAGTTACTGCCGATACTGGAGCATTACGTGCCATTGCACAAGCTGCGACAGGCGGAATGCGAGATGCGCTCAGTATGCTCGATCAAGCCGTATCGTTTAGCGGAGATGAGTTGACGACAAGTGACGCGTTGCTGGTGACTGGAGCAATCGGTGAAGAAATCTTTTATCAGCTAGCGCAGGCGATTCAAGCGAAAGACGCCGGATCCGCATTGTCCTTGCTGCATGAGTTAATCGCAGAGGGGAAAGATGTAGGCCGACTTGCAGAAGACATGATAACATTTTTCCGAGATATGTTATTACTTGGCACTGCGCCTGAATTGACAGATCTTCTGGAATTGATTTCAGACGGTGGTAAATTTAAAGAGCTAGCTCAAGAGTTCCATTCGGATGAATTATACCGATATATCGATATCCTTTCGAAAACACAACAGGAAATGCGTTTTTCCAATCATGGTAAGGTGTACATTGAATCTGCTTTATTAAAAATGATTCATTCCGGAGAGCAACGACAAGTATCTACTTCTGTAGCCGACCCTGAAATGGCACAAAAGCTTGCAGTGCTGGAACAAACCGTTAGACAACTCCAGCAACAATTAGCAGCAGGGGCTGTGCAGCAAGCCGCTGAGCCACAAGCACCGGCAAAAAGAGCAGCTTCAACTGCTTCCAGATCTGCTAAAGTACCAACGGGTAGGATTGTAGAAGTATTAAAAGCAGCAACGAAGTCTGACATTCAAGTGATTCGCGAGCAATGGGCAGGTATGATGCAAAGTATGCAACGTTCACATGCTGCTTTATTGGAAGAGACGGAGCCTGTAGCAGCATCCGAGACGGCATTTGTGCTAAAATTCAAATATGAAATTCATTGCCTGATGGCTTCTGAAAATGCTACATTACAAGCAGGCTTATCGGATGCGTTACTTCGATTGACAGGTAAAGGTTATGAAGTAGTCTACGTAGCAGAAGAAAGCTGGTTAGAAGTCCGTGCTGATTTCATTCGGAAAAGTGGATTGGCTAGTCAGAAAAATAAAGAAAACCCTCAACAATCAGAGGAGGAACAACCCATTTCAGCGTTCATGGAAGAAGCAACGATTGAAGATGCTGATCCACTCGTAACTGAAGCTGAAAACTTGTTCGGAAAAGATTTTATAACTATAGAAGAGTAA
- a CDS encoding YbaB/EbfC family nucleoid-associated protein translates to MRGAGNMQGMMKQMQKMQKKMAEAQENLGNERMEGTAGGGMVKVIVSGHKEVLEVIIDPEAVDPEDVEILQDLIVIATNDAIAKAEEITNSTMGQFTKGMNLPGMF, encoded by the coding sequence ATGCGTGGAGCAGGAAATATGCAAGGTATGATGAAACAAATGCAGAAGATGCAAAAGAAGATGGCAGAGGCACAGGAAAACCTAGGGAATGAGCGAATGGAAGGTACAGCAGGTGGCGGTATGGTCAAAGTAATCGTCTCAGGTCATAAAGAAGTCCTTGAAGTGATTATCGATCCAGAAGCGGTAGATCCAGAAGACGTAGAAATTCTACAAGACTTGATTGTTATCGCTACAAACGATGCAATTGCAAAAGCAGAAGAAATTACGAACTCCACAATGGGCCAATTTACAAAAGGAATGAACTTGCCCGGGATGTTCTAG
- the recR gene encoding recombination mediator RecR, with amino-acid sequence MHYPEPISKLMDSFMKLPGIGPKTAGRLAFFVLSMKEDTVLDFAKALVDAKRNLQFCSVCGHITDIDPCYICQDQSRDRTTICVVQDPKDVIAMEKMRDYRGLYHVLQGAISPMDGIGPEDINVPSLLTRLQDDEVQELILATNPTIEGEATAMYISRLVKPSGITTTRIAHGLPVGGDLEYADEVTLSRALEGRREL; translated from the coding sequence ATGCATTATCCTGAACCTATATCTAAATTAATGGATAGTTTTATGAAATTGCCAGGCATCGGCCCCAAAACTGCGGGTCGTCTGGCGTTTTTTGTATTAAGTATGAAGGAAGATACCGTACTAGACTTTGCTAAAGCATTAGTTGACGCGAAACGTAATCTGCAGTTCTGTTCAGTCTGTGGTCATATAACGGATATTGATCCATGCTATATCTGTCAAGATCAATCCCGTGACCGCACAACAATCTGTGTAGTGCAGGATCCCAAAGACGTAATTGCTATGGAGAAGATGCGTGACTATCGTGGGTTGTATCATGTATTACAAGGTGCTATATCGCCGATGGATGGCATTGGCCCAGAAGATATCAATGTCCCTTCGTTGTTAACTAGACTTCAAGATGACGAAGTGCAGGAATTGATTCTTGCGACGAACCCTACTATAGAAGGAGAAGCGACAGCCATGTATATTTCAAGGCTCGTCAAACCATCTGGAATCACGACAACACGTATTGCACACGGCTTACCGGTCGGAGGAGATCTGGAATATGCAGATGAAGTTACGTTGTCTAGAGCGTTGGAAGGTCGCCGAGAACTATAG
- a CDS encoding pro-sigmaK processing inhibitor BofA family protein, with amino-acid sequence MSRTTLEKNMERLSVFWFRLAFAFFILFLMNIAGGFIGIYVPVNIASGMILAILGIPGFAALCGFAILF; translated from the coding sequence ATGAGCCGAACCACTCTTGAGAAGAACATGGAGCGCTTATCGGTTTTTTGGTTTAGATTGGCGTTTGCGTTCTTTATTCTCTTCTTAATGAACATTGCCGGTGGATTTATCGGAATATATGTACCTGTGAACATTGCATCAGGCATGATTCTGGCCATACTAGGAATCCCAGGATTCGCAGCGCTATGCGGTTTCGCCATTCTTTTTTAA